Below is a genomic region from Pyrococcus kukulkanii.
TCTCACCCTCTTCATAGGCTTGTTTCATAATCTCCATCATTTTTACTATGTCCTCTACTGGAGTTATACACACAGGACAGCCCGGTCCGCTCATTATTTTGACGTTCTCCGGCAGTAGTGATCTTATGCCTGCCCTTGTGACGGTATCCTCATGCGTTCCGCAGACGTGCATGAACCTTAGTTCCTCAAAACCTTTAGCTTCCTCATGTATCTTTCTAACAATCTTTTGGGCTAACTGCCTATCCCTGAATTTCTCAAGCATGGCTATCCCTCCAGAGCTGAGAGAACTTCTTCCCACGCTTCAAGAATTTCCTTTGCTCTCTCCTCGTCGAGTTTCTCTATTGCAAAGCCAGTGTGGACTATCACGTAATCGCCAACTTTGATGTCTGGGAGTAGATCTAACCTTACTTCCCTTTTAATGCCCCCAAAATCCACTATTCCAACGTTACCCCTAATTTCCACGACTTTCCCAGGAACGGCTAGGCACATTCTTCCCACCTATTCTACCTTTCCTTGGCTAGACTTTTAGGTGTTTTTGGAACCTATGGTTCCCATCCAAAGGAAGTTTCAAATGAATCTCCAGAAGTTTCTGATGTAGAATTTTACCTCCCTTATCCAATCCTCTACTGGCGGGAGACTTCTTGAGGTTGCAAGACGGGTGTAGATTGTTCTTAAATATTCCTCAAGTACTTCTGAGTCTAAGCCAAGGGAAAATACGAGTTCCCACACCGTTTTATCTTGAGCCAATAGAAAGGCTATGTCGTTTTTAATTTTTACTAATCTTGGTGCCATATTATCCATCCACCATTTGACAAAACTTCTTTCATCTTGTTCCGAGAACCATACTGAACTTGTATAATCCATGTACACAAATCTTATCCCCTTCTGTAGGATCTCCTCCCAATTTTCCTGGAGGAATTTCGATGTTATTATGATATTCCCAAGCTTATAGGTGGAGAATACCCTAGGGGATTTACGTCTTACCTTTGACGAAGTTATTTTCTTTGGATTTTGACGTTTCTGAGGTTTAGCATTGCCTAAGCCAGACTCAATATCTGCCAAGATCTCATTAAAGTGCTTATCCAAGAAATCTAAAACATCTAAAAGCATGTTGCTATAATATGGACTCCAAAGTCTGTTCTTTATTCGTTTGAGTATCTCTGATTTTGGAAAGATTTTCCCAACGGTTCCTATGTAATCTAGAGCATGATGCAAAAATACGCATTTAACTCCATCCTCTCCATAGGCCCCGTAGGCTAAGTCCAAAAGAAAGTCAAGTTCCCACTTTCTTCTTCTCCCCCAGTCGTGGTGCAAAGGTGAAAATCCCGTTATTACCCCAATTTCTTGAAGGTATCGGATATGGACATTAAGATCAAGGTCATCTGCTTCAATATTTTTTGATATCCAGTTTTCAGGAAAATCTATAAGCTCATTGGTGCCATCTGCTACTTCTTCCGAAATACCCAACTTCCTACACCATTTTCTGTGGATCACCCATTTGGGCAAATACAATCACCCCTACCCTACAATCCTCCTAATAGCCAAGAGCTCAAGCCTTCCCTGAGGTCTTAAAATTCCCTTCTTCGGATCTAAGAAGAGAATATTCTGCTTCACTAACCATCTTATTCCTGGGCTTACATCCTCTATCTTGATGAACTCGCTGTCCATAAAGCTTTTTAATATCCTTATAACTTCCCTGTAAATGATCCCGTTTTCCCTTTTGAGGTCATTCAGCTTAAATTTTATCCAATTCTCTCTTGTATCAAGTTCTCCCCTGCACCATTCTTCTAGGTTGTCCTTGTGAAGAGAAGCAAGTGTGAGATAGGAGGGCTTTCCCCCAAAGTGCCTGATGACTAATTCTATCTCTTCCCCCTTAAATCCAAGTTCTTCAAGGAATTCTCTCGCAGTATCCTCATCAAAATCATCTACCAAGAAGAATTCGGCCCTACCGTGGAGCATTGCTTCGCTGTACACCTTCTCAATGAAGAGAGAATCTGAGGTTATTGTGAAGACGTGGGCTAGGTGTAGTTCTTTCGTAAGTCCGACTAGGAGGTTGAAGAGTTCATAGAGTAGTGGTCCATTTATTTTGAGGTCTTCAACCTTCTGGAGCTCATCTAAGATTAGAATTGGAATTTTTCCACTTTTCCTAATCTTTTTCAAAGTCTCAATTATATAGGAAAAAGCGTTTTCGTGGTTCCCAATTACCTCTCTCAGCAGAGCTTTTGGAACTGGAATTCCGTGGATAATCCCAGGTAGATCCTCTACTATTGCTTTAACAACGTCCTTCTTGCCTCTGTGTATCGAGAACAGAATATTAAGGAAATCAGAAGGGCTGGATATAGCATGCCACCTGAGGTTTATATAGAATGGAACAAAATCCTCGGAAAGTCTCCTAGAAAATTCCATTAGTAGTGTTGTTTTGCCCGAGTTTATCGGGCCGTAAATGAAGAAGATTGTGTTTGGCTCGCTCTCAACGAAAGTTCTGAGGAGAGCCAGCTCTTTCTCCCTGTCGTAAAACATGAACATCCCAAAGAAATGTTCGCTCAAAAAATATAAAAATTTAAGCCTAAAGCTTGACGAAGTGCACTGAACAGGAGATACATGGGTCGAATGCTCTAACTATCTCCTCCAATTTTTTCTTCAAAGACTCCTCTGGCACTGATCCATACATCTTCTTAGCATCCTCAAGTAAGCTAAGCTCCATCATCCCTTGATTAAATGCAGTCGGTGTGATCGTGTTCGACCACACGACTTTTCCATCTTCGATTCTATAGTGATGGACTAGAACTCCTCTGGGAGCTTCAACATATCCAATCCCTTCCCCGCTTTTTTCTTCCGGTTCCACAATGCCTTTTTCTATTCCCTCACTCGCTATTTTATTGCTGAGCTCAGCAACTCTCTCTAAAGCATAGACAAGCTCTATGGCTTGGGCTAAGTTGTTGTATATTACGTATCTGCTCTCAATTTTGTCTTTGTAGGTATCTAGCAGTCTCCCCGCTTCCCCCTGAATGTATTTTTCTTTCAATAATAACCTAGCCAATGCACCGACAAAAATAGGTTTGCCTTTGTAGTAGGTATGCTTTGCAAAGCTGTAGTTTACTGGAACTTCGTCAAGCTCTATATATTGAATTCTGTCTTCCCCAACTATTAGGTCATCTCCCCACAAGTATTCACTGGTAACCATCGGAATTTCAGCTTTGGCCCCTCTTGGTTCTTGAGAAGCAAATATTCCAACTATCCTTCTGGCAAATTTAACTAGTGACTCTGCATGCTTTGCTATTCCTTCCAGTTCTTCTTCTCTTGGATACCTTCCAAATCCTCCTGGCTTTATGTTTATTCCATGAATTTCTCTTCCCCCTAGGAGCTCTCTTATCGTGTTACCAAATGCCTTTATTGTCAATCCTTCCTTTATTAACTCCCCATGCTTTGGTATCATTGAGATTGCATCTGGATAGCCAAAAATATCCGGCAACGCTAGGAGGTAAAGGTGAAGAGCATGGCTCTCTATTATTTCCCCCCACAGGGCTAGCTCCCTTAACTTCTCAACCGTGGGTGGAACTTCTATTCCTAGGGCATTTTCTATGGCCCTTACCGATGCAACGGAGTGAGCTACGTAGCAGATAGCACATATCCTTGCCTCAAGATCGGGAACGTCCCAGTAGCTCCTCCCCAACGTTAGGACTTCAAAGAATCTTGGCCCCTCGAGTATCTTAACCCTCGCCTCCTTAACAGTTCCATCCTCAACAACTATCTCTGCCTTTCCGATCCCCTCAACCCTGGTGAATTCATCAAGCTCTATGATCATGACTACCACCTCGTGAACGTCCTAAGCTTCCTTGCAATTTCCTCCTCTGGCAGAATCTCCTTTAGAACCTCGACGAGCCCAGGAACGTTTGCATCCATTGAAGGTCCTCTACACCCTATGCATCCTAATCCTAAGGCAGGGCACTGGGCATTACACCCTCCAGCCGTTACTGGTCCAAGGCATGGAATGCCTTTCTTTAAGAGAACGCACTCGTACTCGTTGAGTTTGCACTCAAGGCAGACAGGATAGTCCTTTGCAACTGGCTCAACTCCTCTCGCTAGGTTCATCAGGACTTGAAATACCTCCTCCTTATTGTAAGGGCACCCAGGAATGGCGAAGTCGACGGGAACGTACTCCGTTATTGGCCTCGGCTCGAGAACTTTAGTAGGCCCCTTGACATCTCCGTATATTCGTCTAAATGCCTCCTTCGCATTCTCAACGCTCCCTTGAACGCTACCGTGGGTTGCACAAGTTCCAAGAGCTATCAGGTACTCACTTCTGTTCCTAGCCTCCCTAAGAACATCTAGATCCCTCTGCGTTGAAACAGTCCCAGTTACAAGAGCTACATCGACCTTCTCCTTACTCTTGCTTGAGCTCGCCATGTGGAACTCAACTATCTCGTAGAACTCCAAGATATCAAATAACCTATCGTACAGGAAGAGCAAGTTTAGAGCACAACCTCCACAGTCGGTAAGCTCGAAAACAGCTAACTTCATCATATCAACCCCCTCGTTGAGAGGGCATCCCAGTACGTGAAGACGGGTCCGTCTTTGCAGATGTACTTCATGGAAACGCTTGTTCCAACGACGCAATGACCACACTTTCCAATTCCGCACTTCATCCTTCTCTCGAGGGTCATGTATATCCTCCCTGGGGAAAGTCCTCTATCCAAAAGCTCCCTAATCACGAACTTATACATAACAGGCGGGCCGCAGATCAGTGCATAGGAGTTGTTAACGTCGAACTCTTCGCCCCTAAATAAGTCTGTAACAACTCCCTTGCACACCTTCTCCGAGAATCCCTTCTCAAGGTAGATGCATGAAGGAGTTTCAACTTCATAAGCGAGTTTAACGTGGCAGTTGAGCTTTTCTCCGTGCTTGAGCAAGTAGATTATCTCGTCCCTAAAGAGTATATCTTCGTAGCTCTTTGTTCCGTAGAAGAGGTATATCTTCTCGAATTTGCCAGTATCTATTGCATACCACAGCACGGAACGTAATGGGGCCATTCCTAAACCGCCGGCAACTAGGATTAAGTTCGCTCCTTCCATCTTCTCAAGTGGAAAGCCGTTGCCATAGGGTCCTCTAATTCCTATGGATTCTCCTTCACTAAACTTGTGAATGAACCTAGTTAATCTTCCAGTTCTCCTTATGCAGAGCTGTATCGGCTTCCTCGTTGGTGGGGAGCAGAGGCTAATAGGGAACTCTCCGTACCCCCTTAGGTCAACTACTACGAACTGTCCCGGCTTGAAGGTAAAGCTTTCTTCAACTTCCCTATCGGTGAAGCGGAGGGTAAAGAGCTTTTCCCTCGATGTAAGCTCCCTAATTTCGATTATCTTGGCATCGTAACTTTGATATGGATTCATAACAATTCCTCCCGAACCTCCTCAAGAACTCTTACGTGCTCTATTTTCGCTGGACAGAATTCATCACACCTACCACAGCCGACACAGTTGAAGCCCGCAGAAGGATCGAAGTAGCTCTTACAGTAGTAACGGTGCCTGAACCTATCCAACCGAGTAGGCCTGAAGTTGTGACCCCCTGCAACTAAGCCGTGGGTAGGCATGAAGCAAGAATCATATCTCCTCTCCCTCACGACCTCATAAGCCCTAATCCAATTGTCGCAGACCTCATAGCATCTACACGTTGGGCAGACGAGGGTGCAGTTCCCACAACCTAAGCATTTTTCAGCGTACTTCTTCCACACCTGACTGTTGAAAGCTAAATCAAGTATATCTGCCAATCCTTCTTTGTTTAGGCTCCTCTTGAACGCTTTAGCTCTCTTTTCCTCGAATTCTTTGAAGTGCCTTAGGTCTTCCTCCGTAACTTCTTCAAATAGCTCTTGATTTTCCCACACTACCTCGTGCCCCTTGACGCTTCCTACTCTTACCAGCCAGCCGTCAGGTAGCTTGTGGAGGAAGAGATCGAAGCCGTCCATAGCGAAGTCTGTACCCAAGCTCTTGCAGAAACAGTACTCATCGGGCATACAGCTTATCCCCACTATGAATGCGTTCTCCCTTCTCGACTTGTAGTAAGGGTCTGGGGGATCTCTAAGGTAAACTTTGTCTAGAATTTTGAGACCGTGGATGTCACATGAGTGAACTCCAAAGAGGACAAAGCTTTCTCCGTCTTTTACTTCTTCCCACTTTTCTCTTTTCAGCTTAAATAACTCATCCCTAGGCTTTACGAAGAATTTCTTTGGAGGGAGAATTGTTCTTGTATAATCTAAGCTTAGTTCTTTAACATTGTCAACTTGTATAAACGTATACGTTGAATTATGTTTGACTGGACCGTATATTTTGCCAAGTTGCTTAAGGGTCTCAAAAAATGTGGAAAAGTTTTCAGCAGGAAGCTTGACGTACCTCATGAATGTTCACCCTCTTAGTATTTTCTATATGCTAAAACTGGGTGATAAGAATTTCCAAAACGCCATTTTAACAACCCTAAGTTTTGAACAAAAGGTGAAATACCCTGGAAGAAATTTTTATTACACTTAATATAGAGATTTTAAGAGGTGATGCGAGTGTACAAAATTTTACGGAAAGAACGGCTTGCTCCTGGCATTAATCTTTTCGAGATAGAAGCTCCTAGAGTGGCTAAACACGCGAAACCAGGGCAGTTCGTGATCGTGAGATTACATGAGAAAGGTGAAAGGATACCATTGACAATTGCCGATGCTGACAAAAGTAAAGGTTCAGTTACGATAGTTGCTCAAGAGGTCGGAAAAACAACTCACGAATTGGGCACGTACAATGAAGGGGATTACATCTCGGATCTCCTGGGGCCCTTGGGAAACCCAAGCCACATAGACAAGTTCGGAACGGTAGTAATGGTTGGGGGTGGAGTTGGTGTTGCGGAGATATACCCAGTCGCAAGAGCCATGAAGGAAGCGGGCAACTATGTGATCTCGATCCTGGGGTTCAGGACAAAAGAGTTAGTTTTCTGGGAGGATAAGCTTAGAGACGTTAGCGATGAAGTAATAGTCACGACAAACGATGGAAGTTATGGAATGAAGGGCTTTACAACTCATGCACTCCAAAAGTTAATCGATGAGGGTAGGAAGATTGACTTGGTACATGCAGTTGGACCTGCAATAATGATGAAAGCCGTTGCGGAGCTAACTAAGCCCTACGGGATAAAGACTGTGGCAAGCTTGAACCCGATAATGGTGGATGGAACAGGGATGTGCGGAGCGTGCAGGATTACGGTGGGAGGGGAGATAAAGTTTGCATGCGTCGATGGGCCCGAGTTCGATGCCCACTTAGTCGATTGGGACGAGCTAATGAAGAGGCTCAACTACTACCGGGATTTAGAGTTGATAAGCTTTGAAAAGTGGAAGAGGGAAAGGGGGATGGTTTGAATGCCGAAGCTCATCAAGGAGAGGGTTCCTACTCCTGAGAGACCTCCTGAGGAGAGGGTTAAGGACTTCAAGGAAGTTAATCTTGGTTATACTTGGGAGTTAGCTTTAAAGGAAGCAGAAAGGTGTTTACAGTGTCCTAAGGATTATGCTC
It encodes:
- a CDS encoding sulfide/dihydroorotate dehydrogenase-like FAD/NAD-binding protein — protein: MYKILRKERLAPGINLFEIEAPRVAKHAKPGQFVIVRLHEKGERIPLTIADADKSKGSVTIVAQEVGKTTHELGTYNEGDYISDLLGPLGNPSHIDKFGTVVMVGGGVGVAEIYPVARAMKEAGNYVISILGFRTKELVFWEDKLRDVSDEVIVTTNDGSYGMKGFTTHALQKLIDEGRKIDLVHAVGPAIMMKAVAELTKPYGIKTVASLNPIMVDGTGMCGACRITVGGEIKFACVDGPEFDAHLVDWDELMKRLNYYRDLELISFEKWKRERGMV
- the shyD gene encoding NAD(P)-dependent hydrogenase/sulfhydrogenase 2 subunit delta, coding for MKLAVFELTDCGGCALNLLFLYDRLFDILEFYEIVEFHMASSSKSKEKVDVALVTGTVSTQRDLDVLREARNRSEYLIALGTCATHGSVQGSVENAKEAFRRIYGDVKGPTKVLEPRPITEYVPVDFAIPGCPYNKEEVFQVLMNLARGVEPVAKDYPVCLECKLNEYECVLLKKGIPCLGPVTAGGCNAQCPALGLGCIGCRGPSMDANVPGLVEVLKEILPEEEIARKLRTFTRW
- the shyA gene encoding NAD(P)-dependent hydrogenase/sulfhydrogenase 2 subunit alpha translates to MIIELDEFTRVEGIGKAEIVVEDGTVKEARVKILEGPRFFEVLTLGRSYWDVPDLEARICAICYVAHSVASVRAIENALGIEVPPTVEKLRELALWGEIIESHALHLYLLALPDIFGYPDAISMIPKHGELIKEGLTIKAFGNTIRELLGGREIHGINIKPGGFGRYPREEELEGIAKHAESLVKFARRIVGIFASQEPRGAKAEIPMVTSEYLWGDDLIVGEDRIQYIELDEVPVNYSFAKHTYYKGKPIFVGALARLLLKEKYIQGEAGRLLDTYKDKIESRYVIYNNLAQAIELVYALERVAELSNKIASEGIEKGIVEPEEKSGEGIGYVEAPRGVLVHHYRIEDGKVVWSNTITPTAFNQGMMELSLLEDAKKMYGSVPEESLKKKLEEIVRAFDPCISCSVHFVKL
- a CDS encoding HypC/HybG/HupF family hydrogenase formation chaperone; the protein is MCLAVPGKVVEIRGNVGIVDFGGIKREVRLDLLPDIKVGDYVIVHTGFAIEKLDEERAKEILEAWEEVLSALEG
- the shyC gene encoding NAD(P)-dependent hydrogenase/sulfhydrogenase 2 subunit gamma — protein: MNPYQSYDAKIIEIRELTSREKLFTLRFTDREVEESFTFKPGQFVVVDLRGYGEFPISLCSPPTRKPIQLCIRRTGRLTRFIHKFSEGESIGIRGPYGNGFPLEKMEGANLILVAGGLGMAPLRSVLWYAIDTGKFEKIYLFYGTKSYEDILFRDEIIYLLKHGEKLNCHVKLAYEVETPSCIYLEKGFSEKVCKGVVTDLFRGEEFDVNNSYALICGPPVMYKFVIRELLDRGLSPGRIYMTLERRMKCGIGKCGHCVVGTSVSMKYICKDGPVFTYWDALSTRGLI
- a CDS encoding ATP-binding protein, translated to MFMFYDREKELALLRTFVESEPNTIFFIYGPINSGKTTLLMEFSRRLSEDFVPFYINLRWHAISSPSDFLNILFSIHRGKKDVVKAIVEDLPGIIHGIPVPKALLREVIGNHENAFSYIIETLKKIRKSGKIPILILDELQKVEDLKINGPLLYELFNLLVGLTKELHLAHVFTITSDSLFIEKVYSEAMLHGRAEFFLVDDFDEDTAREFLEELGFKGEEIELVIRHFGGKPSYLTLASLHKDNLEEWCRGELDTRENWIKFKLNDLKRENGIIYREVIRILKSFMDSEFIKIEDVSPGIRWLVKQNILFLDPKKGILRPQGRLELLAIRRIVG
- the shyB gene encoding NAD(P)-dependent hydrogenase/sulfhydrogenase 2 subunit beta; the protein is MRYVKLPAENFSTFFETLKQLGKIYGPVKHNSTYTFIQVDNVKELSLDYTRTILPPKKFFVKPRDELFKLKREKWEEVKDGESFVLFGVHSCDIHGLKILDKVYLRDPPDPYYKSRRENAFIVGISCMPDEYCFCKSLGTDFAMDGFDLFLHKLPDGWLVRVGSVKGHEVVWENQELFEEVTEEDLRHFKEFEEKRAKAFKRSLNKEGLADILDLAFNSQVWKKYAEKCLGCGNCTLVCPTCRCYEVCDNWIRAYEVVRERRYDSCFMPTHGLVAGGHNFRPTRLDRFRHRYYCKSYFDPSAGFNCVGCGRCDEFCPAKIEHVRVLEEVREELL